The genome window CGTGTTGCGCTGTATGATTAAATCAGCGGAACAAAACAAGCGGATGAAGAGCCAATTCGAAGAGGAATCGGATGGGATCGCTTACGGGCTGGGCCGCCTCCATGGTTGCTCCGTCTTCTTCCGCCGCCGGCAGCGCCTCACTCCTGGCACCCCTGCGTCTCCGCCTTTTTCCACGACGCAGGAGACTACAGCCGCAGCCGCAGGTCAGCAGGCAACTGCCCACTGATCGCTCGCTTGCTCGCGCGTGCAAGAGACAAGATTAGAGGataagagaggaggaggagcaagtgGGAGACTCAAGACCGGGGAGGTGACAGCGACGGGGAGGGAAAGGGAAGGAGTGAAGTGGAGCCAGAGTAGTAATGCGCCCCATTTCAGGGACGCGCCAGGGAGTATGCCGTATCCGTACGCGCGCGGGCAATCAGCAGCGGCCGAGCGGGTCAAGGCAGGCGGCGCGGGGAGGGAGTAGTTGGGGGAGGCGGCGAACGAGCAGCCCGTGCGTCGCCAGCGCACCCCGCGCTGACGACGCGGCAACAGACGGGTGGCgtggcgcggcggcagcggaaGGAGAGGGGCCGCGCACGGCGTGGAGCCGCGAGCGGCCAGAGACGCTGGGAGCCTGGGACAGCGAGCAGCCATGCAGACGTCGGCGGCTGGGCGCGCGGGTCCCGCAGGGCCCCGCTCGATCGAGGGGTTCTGGTCAGGTGGAAGGAACCGTAAACGGTCGCTGACTCTGCAAGCTGCAAGCGAAGCAGAGCAGCGTTTCAGGTTCTGACAGGTTGAAGGAGGAAGCAATGTTTGACCTTTCCCAATCGGATTTcaaattgtattttacatattTAATTCTAGCATCTATATCCATATCTAAATAACACAGGAGGAAAAGGCCTGCTGCTGATGTCTCAGTGCATGACATGGATGTGCCTTTGGTTTTTGTCATGGATCTTGTGGTGGCGTTAGGTGAAGATGTGTGCAGCTGATTCCAGATGCGAACAAAGCATGTGTACAATCTACAATGACCGAGAAAAGGAGTGTGGtgcagagggagggaggaggtcaGGAGGAGGACAACGTGATCTGAAGACTGCCGCTCGTCAGTTGACAGTACAACGTGGCCAGTGAATGGTCACAAGGGCAATCATTGAAAAGCAACAGTGCAatgactttttctttctctcttgttCCTTCATTTTCCTGATGGAAGGATCAATGCGAGCATTTTGAGTCCAGAGAGAAACGCTGGCTGCTCCAGGaggcatgttttttttttacacattTGAAGTCATCACGGCTCATATGCATACGGCTTGGACAAAGATATTTATGAAATGGATGGATAGGAAACCACTGCACTGCAATTGCAACGACCATAAGTTACACGCTCCATTCTGTGCATCATGTGAGGCAGAAGCTTATGCATTACACGGGTGATTTTATGATTCTCCTCCATAAGAAAAGTTCGAAAATTTTACACCGCCACAAGAATCATTCATCATTCAATCATCTGTTTGTATCTCCTCTTGGATTGACTCGAAGCACAACAATCATAATGCCTTAAAATCCAAATCCTAGTAAACCTCGACGTGCCATTGCTTGTTCTTCTTGAGCTGCGACAGCTTCTGATCCCAGCTCTCCCCTCTCTGCTCCGCCACCTTCTTGAGGGTGTCCTGAATCCCTGGCATCATCCCTTTCAAACCGCAGAAGTAGATGTGAGCACCACCATCCAAAAGCTTGAAAATTTCATCGCTGTACTCCTCGATCTTGTCCTGAACGTACATCTTGCCACCGCTCCTGTTCTTCTGCTCCCTGCTGAGTGCTTTGTCATACCTACAGATTCAACACAACTTGGTCATATAATCTACGAGCAGCATCTAAGTTGACAACGAAGTGCATGCAAGTAAAGAATCGGTGAATTGTAACAAGGTGTTATGATGAATAAGTTCTAGTAACCTGAAATTATCTGGGTACTGCTTGAGATAGCTTGTGAACTCTTCGTCATAGAGAAGAGTGTCAGAGTTAGCAACGCCAAGGAAGAGCCAGGCTAGGCCACCAAATCTGTAATTTGGGACATCTTCCATGAACATGCGGCGTAGGTACCCACGGAAGGGAGCAACACCAGTGCCAGTGGCAATCATGATATGGGTCGCATTTGGATCATCCTCAGGTAGGAGCATTATTTTGCCGGAGGGGCCTGAGCTCATAAAGAAATCATTGTGAGATGCTTTGAGCCGGCTAGAACATCCATCGTGTTCCATGGACTAATACGAAAGAACAGTTATACTAATAAGAAAAGATAAATTTGTATAAAGAAGGGTTCATATCTGATAACTACTCAGGAAGGAAAGCATTCTTTCTACAAGAAAATCTTTTTGCTCTATTTGTTGTATACTATAGGCAATCAGAAGTATTTAAAAGATGTCATATAAGTATAACTAATCATGGGACTGCAAATCTTAGTTAGAGAGGAGTCATTAGCCAGGAGAAGAGACAAGACAAGATAGCCATATAAAGTGCAGGGTCATAGTCATATAACAGTAGAGAGGATCTTTGCTTCTTGGATGCTGATAATTTTTACTTTTTGTTGCTTGTTATGGTGGCTAGTGTTTTAAGGTCATGTTTTTCACATGGTTATATCAGAATGTAGCTTGTAAATCTGTGGCACTGGCAACTACTTCCTGTTTCTTAATGTATTGGAAGCAGAGTTTTTTCCTGCTACGCTTACTTTCATCTCTAGTGTAGTTTATATACTAATACCCTTATAAAGAATCTAAGAATTCAGAAATAGATAATCTACCACAGGTGGCATTCAGGACTACATTAACGAAAAGAACTACTATGGGAGTTAGTTATGAGGCTCTCATAGAACACTGTAAACACAGAGGAAAGTCTTCACATCCATGTTGAAGTTACCTGTCAACTGAATCTTGTCCCCAGGTTTTGAGTTGCATAGGAAGTTACTGCAGATACCATTCTTTGAGGGGTCTTCCTTGCCAGTTTCAGAGTCATAATAAACTGCCCGACGGACACACAACGTTGCAGTCTTTCCATCAAATTTATCTCCGTACCTAGTAGATGCAATTGAATAAAGCCGAACGTTATGCGGGGCTCCAGGCTTCTTTGGGTTTTCTCCCTGACAGATGAAAATGAGCACAAGGTTCAGAGAGCAACGAGTGTGAAGAGAAGACATGATGCATAACAAAAGAGATGAATAAATAATCGGTACTTCATGATTCATCTCAAGCAATTTTCCTGCACAAGATGTCATGCACCATTTGCTTCATCTATCACAGAATTTTTCTCACCTAGGCCTACAGTACAGTAAATGTCATACTGCAAATAATGTCCGCAGATTTAAAAAGAATGTCAGTATGCCTGCCTGTAACTCTGTATCTGTAtagtatatataatatatgtaacatCACCGACAGGTCATTTCGATTGTTCAAAATCCAATAACATGTGGGGAAACGAAGCAAGCAGAAGAGACAAAAGGAAATGATCGAGAACAGGAAGTACTTACAGGAGGAATCACACCGTAACTCTGGCCCTCCCAGTAAGGCACATTGCCACCATGGTCAATGACGACATGGCATGTCTCTCCTGGAGCTTTGGGACCTACAAGCCTCTCCACCGAGACAATTGTGGCCGTGTAGGGATCCTTTGGCTTGTATGTGTTGAGGGGTGGCTCCTTGGCATTCTCCAAATAGAG of Phragmites australis chromosome 3, lpPhrAust1.1, whole genome shotgun sequence contains these proteins:
- the LOC133913462 gene encoding ferredoxin--NADP reductase, root isozyme, chloroplastic-like; translated protein: MATAAAPQVAFSAPVSSDHGARSCGIKGNNNLSFSSKYWLGATLAWESKAVRPSHANKVLCMSVQQASKSKVAVAPLYLENAKEPPLNTYKPKDPYTATIVSVERLVGPKAPGETCHVVIDHGGNVPYWEGQSYGVIPPGENPKKPGAPHNVRLYSIASTRYGDKFDGKTATLCVRRAVYYDSETGKEDPSKNGICSNFLCNSKPGDKIQLTGPSGKIMLLPEDDPNATHIMIATGTGVAPFRGYLRRMFMEDVPNYRFGGLAWLFLGVANSDTLLYDEEFTSYLKQYPDNFRYDKALSREQKNRSGGKMYVQDKIEEYSDEIFKLLDGGAHIYFCGLKGMMPGIQDTLKKVAEQRGESWDQKLSQLKKNKQWHVEVY